The Parasegetibacter sp. NRK P23 genome includes a window with the following:
- the gldF gene encoding gliding motility-associated ABC transporter permease subunit GldF: protein MWSICKKECSQFFSSLTGFIAVAGFLLLTGLFLFVFPDTNIPDYGYASLQPFFDLAPWILLFLIPAITMRSFSEEFKSGTFEILQTRPIGFSRLIAGKYLGCLLIVTIALLPTLIYMYSVEQLSETGGLDMGATIGAYIGLFLLAAVFTAIGVACSSFTSNAVAAFLISVFACFILYSGFNALSRVPGLAGTADYYIELLGIDFHYNSISRGVVDIRDIVYFASVILLAGCITYRNLQKR, encoded by the coding sequence ATGTGGTCCATTTGTAAAAAAGAATGCAGCCAGTTCTTCAGCAGTCTCACGGGATTCATTGCCGTGGCGGGTTTCCTGTTGCTGACCGGCCTCTTCCTTTTTGTTTTCCCCGATACCAATATCCCTGATTATGGTTACGCCAGTTTACAGCCATTTTTTGACCTTGCGCCATGGATATTACTTTTCCTGATACCGGCCATAACCATGCGCAGTTTTTCAGAAGAATTCAAATCGGGCACCTTTGAAATCCTGCAAACCAGGCCCATCGGCTTTTCCAGGCTTATCGCGGGGAAATACCTCGGTTGCCTGTTGATCGTTACCATAGCGTTGCTACCCACACTCATATATATGTATTCCGTGGAGCAACTTTCGGAGACCGGGGGACTGGATATGGGCGCCACAATTGGTGCGTATATAGGGTTGTTCCTGCTTGCCGCGGTATTTACAGCCATTGGTGTGGCCTGCAGCAGTTTTACATCCAATGCGGTGGCCGCGTTCCTCATCAGTGTGTTCGCGTGCTTCATTTTGTACAGCGGTTTCAACGCGCTGAGCCGCGTTCCAGGCCTTGCCGGAACCGCCGATTATTATATTGAACTGCTCGGTATCGACTTTCATTACAACAGCATCAGCAGGGGCGTGGTGGACATCAGGGATATCGTATACTTCGCATCGGTGATCTTGCTTGCCGGCTGCATTACTTACCGCAATCTTCAAAAACGCTAA
- the gldG gene encoding gliding motility-associated ABC transporter substrate-binding protein GldG: MKKLISSRFGILLLIVVLAGINYIVSFFPARLDLTAEQRYTLSKPTKRMLMELPAPVTITVFLKGEFPAGFRKLANSAEDMLRSFKEYGRGNFSFRFIQPGEGLEADAKAAFLDSLRMMGLNPLNVKAQAKEGEGSDQRLVYPGALVSYQDRVYPVDLLQGLSSNEGLNTLNSAEALLEYKFAGAIEKVLRDSVPIVAYATGNGEIEDARVEDLTNVLLNNYYPQKIDLNTTAYIPDEVGVLLIVKPTVAFTESEKLKIDQYLMGGGKVVMALDPLNAEFDSLQRAQSDFIAFDRGLNLQDQLFKYGIRINPDLVQDIQSDKVPLVVGVVGGKPQMELIPFPYFVQLNGTQHPISKNLDKVLSYFPSSIDTVTAPGVSKTMLLTTSKNARALQTPAIVSLNSVKTEADLATFIKPDIPVGVLAEGAFPSMFANRLPKATADSLKAMNRPFRNMAAPGATLVVLSDGDIFLNHVNNQEGPLPMGVNPYTRYPFANKEFFQNMMEYLVSHSGILETRSKDFTLRLIDAKKAEQERTYWQLFNIALPVALMIALIAVFQWRRKKKYN; the protein is encoded by the coding sequence ATGAAGAAATTAATCAGTTCACGTTTTGGCATATTGCTGCTGATAGTTGTATTGGCAGGTATCAACTATATAGTATCTTTCTTTCCCGCCAGATTGGACCTTACCGCAGAGCAAAGGTATACCCTCAGCAAGCCCACCAAACGCATGCTGATGGAACTGCCCGCACCGGTTACCATAACTGTTTTTTTGAAAGGAGAATTTCCCGCAGGCTTTAGAAAACTGGCCAATAGCGCTGAAGATATGCTCCGTTCCTTCAAGGAATACGGACGCGGCAATTTCAGTTTCAGATTCATACAACCCGGAGAAGGGCTAGAGGCCGATGCAAAAGCGGCTTTCCTCGATTCCCTCCGTATGATGGGCCTGAACCCACTGAATGTAAAGGCTCAGGCGAAAGAAGGAGAAGGCTCCGATCAACGGCTGGTTTATCCAGGCGCATTGGTTTCTTACCAAGACCGCGTTTATCCCGTTGACCTGTTGCAGGGGCTGAGTTCCAACGAAGGATTGAATACCTTAAACAGCGCCGAGGCCCTGCTGGAATATAAATTCGCGGGTGCCATCGAAAAAGTGTTGCGCGACAGTGTACCCATCGTCGCCTATGCTACGGGTAATGGTGAAATTGAGGATGCCCGCGTAGAGGACCTTACCAATGTATTACTGAACAATTATTATCCGCAGAAAATCGACCTCAATACCACAGCTTATATTCCCGATGAAGTGGGCGTATTGCTGATCGTTAAACCCACAGTCGCTTTCACAGAATCCGAAAAACTCAAGATCGACCAGTACCTGATGGGTGGCGGAAAGGTAGTGATGGCGCTGGATCCGTTGAATGCGGAATTCGATAGCCTGCAACGCGCACAAAGCGATTTTATCGCTTTTGACCGGGGGCTCAACCTGCAGGACCAGCTTTTTAAATATGGCATCCGCATCAACCCCGATCTTGTACAGGATATCCAGAGCGATAAAGTGCCTTTGGTGGTAGGCGTGGTAGGCGGAAAGCCACAAATGGAGCTGATTCCGTTTCCCTATTTTGTTCAGCTGAACGGCACGCAACACCCCATATCGAAGAACCTGGATAAAGTACTGTCGTATTTCCCGAGTTCTATTGATACCGTTACGGCGCCGGGAGTTTCTAAAACAATGCTGCTTACCACATCTAAAAACGCGCGTGCCTTACAAACGCCGGCGATCGTTTCCCTGAACAGTGTAAAAACGGAAGCCGATCTGGCCACCTTCATCAAGCCCGATATTCCTGTAGGTGTGCTCGCTGAAGGCGCGTTCCCCTCCATGTTTGCCAACAGGCTGCCCAAAGCAACGGCCGATTCGCTGAAAGCCATGAACAGGCCGTTCAGGAATATGGCCGCTCCCGGTGCTACCTTAGTGGTGCTTTCCGACGGTGATATTTTCCTGAACCATGTGAACAACCAGGAAGGTCCGTTGCCGATGGGCGTGAATCCTTATACCCGGTACCCGTTCGCCAACAAAGAATTCTTCCAGAATATGATGGAATACCTGGTAAGCCATTCCGGCATCCTGGAAACACGCTCCAAAGACTTCACCCTCCGCCTTATCGACGCGAAAAAAGCGGAACAGGAAAGGACTTACTGGCAATTGTTCAACATCGCTCTTCCCGTAGCCCTGATGATTGCACTGATCGCCGTTTTCCAGTGGCGTAGGAAAAAGAAATACAATTAA
- a CDS encoding TerC/Alx family metal homeostasis membrane protein produces MTHEQITYLVFGIVLVVALVLDLGLLSKKNATMSIKKALVQTCFWVGLAFAFGGFVWYEEGKTVALEYISAYLMEWSLSIDNIFVFILIFGYFNIKEKFYPRVLLIGILMAIVFRIIFITVGIELVTRFEWLLYIFGAFLVYTGIKMFGAHNEDEVDIESNKVYKFLKRILPLIPEDGDGKLSVIRDGKRFYTSMFVVIAMLATTDIIFALDSIPAVFAISSNPLVVYTSNIFAVLGLRSLFFLLRGAVDKFTYLQQGIAIVLVFIGIKMLVTFFHIHIHIAISLSVIVVCIAGSIFLSMWKNKREIPS; encoded by the coding sequence ATGACCCACGAGCAGATCACTTACCTTGTATTTGGAATTGTATTGGTTGTAGCACTGGTATTGGATCTGGGGCTTCTTTCCAAAAAGAACGCCACCATGTCAATCAAAAAAGCGCTGGTGCAAACCTGCTTCTGGGTGGGACTCGCATTCGCTTTCGGCGGATTCGTTTGGTACGAGGAAGGAAAAACCGTGGCCCTCGAATACATCAGCGCCTACCTGATGGAATGGTCGCTGAGTATCGACAATATATTCGTGTTCATCCTCATTTTCGGGTATTTCAACATCAAAGAGAAGTTCTACCCCCGCGTATTGCTCATCGGTATCCTTATGGCCATCGTGTTCCGCATCATCTTCATCACCGTGGGCATTGAACTGGTGACGCGTTTTGAATGGCTGCTGTACATCTTCGGCGCCTTCCTGGTGTATACCGGTATCAAGATGTTCGGTGCGCACAATGAAGATGAGGTAGACATCGAAAGCAACAAAGTCTATAAATTCCTGAAAAGAATTCTTCCCCTGATTCCTGAAGACGGCGACGGTAAACTCTCCGTGATCCGCGACGGGAAAAGGTTCTATACCAGTATGTTCGTGGTGATCGCCATGCTCGCCACCACCGATATCATTTTCGCGCTCGACAGTATTCCCGCGGTGTTCGCCATTTCCAGCAACCCGCTGGTGGTATATACTTCTAATATATTCGCGGTACTGGGGCTGCGTTCGTTGTTCTTCCTGTTGCGTGGCGCCGTGGATAAATTCACCTACCTCCAGCAGGGCATCGCTATTGTGCTGGTATTCATCGGTATCAAAATGCTGGTTACTTTCTTCCATATTCACATTCATATCGCCATATCCCTCTCGGTGATCGTGGTATGTATTGCAGGCTCTATTTTCCTGTCGATGTGGAAGAATAAAAGGGAAATTCCCTCCTGA
- a CDS encoding bifunctional UDP-N-acetylmuramoyl-tripeptide:D-alanyl-D-alanine ligase/alanine racemase: MYTPSQLARIVEGTLLREGAAIPVAYLLTDSRKLVFPAQTVFFALKGEKRNGRVFVAELYAKGVRCFVVSDPVEMETFPEAAFVLVKDTLRALQLLAAHHRQQFTYPVIGITGSNGKTIVKEWLNQLLEHRFHIVRSPRSYNSQIGVPLSLWQMGPDHELGIFEAGISTEGEMHRLEKMIAPDIGILTHIGEAHDEGFPGISEKIREKLLLFSNTAHFIYNSDDVRVNEAAIKLKGEGKLNGMPFTWGRNNGANLRLLEQRTEQGITELRALHEGIEQKLVLPFTDNASLENALSCWCALLLLKIPVAELLPAFLSLSTVAMRLELKKGILQSAIINDSYSADLGSLRIALEFLSQQRQHEIKTVILSDIPQHGLDPQRVYEAVAKELLQHKVKRFIGIGQEIAKHKTAFSIDPSLETIFYNDTAAFKNDFRPEAFRNQAILLKGARSFGFEQISQLLEQKVHQTVLEINLSSLAQNLRAYKSLIAPTTKLMAMVKAFSYGSGSVEIAAHLQFHQVDYLTVAYADEGVELRKGGITMPIMVMNPEPATFESILQYDLEPDIYSFQLLEELEQFMRRQGVVDYPVHLELETGMNRLGFALNEVKQLGERIRQSGVFRVKAVFSHLVASEDPQQDAFTTTQAALFNGAVAELDRLIPYPFLKHISNTAGIARHPELQLDMVRLGIGLYGINTTEDVSLPLQAVSTLRSTIAQLKKLHPGDTVSYGRRGQIERESTIATVRIGYADGYPRRLGNGTGKMWVNGHLAPTIGSVCMDMTMIDVTGIPGVKEGGNVVVFGPELPVEQVAKWAGTIPYEILTGVSQRVKRVYFEE, translated from the coding sequence ATGTATACGCCTTCCCAGCTGGCCAGGATTGTGGAAGGAACACTGCTTCGCGAAGGAGCAGCCATCCCGGTAGCCTATCTGTTAACGGATAGCCGCAAACTTGTTTTCCCGGCACAAACGGTTTTTTTCGCCCTGAAGGGGGAGAAAAGAAACGGCCGTGTATTTGTGGCGGAACTGTACGCGAAGGGCGTCCGTTGTTTTGTGGTCAGCGATCCGGTTGAAATGGAAACCTTTCCTGAAGCGGCTTTCGTCTTGGTAAAGGACACCCTCCGTGCCCTGCAACTGCTGGCGGCGCACCACCGGCAACAATTCACTTATCCTGTTATCGGCATTACGGGAAGCAATGGGAAAACCATTGTGAAGGAATGGCTGAACCAGTTGCTGGAGCACCGCTTTCATATTGTGAGAAGTCCGAGAAGTTACAACTCCCAGATTGGTGTACCATTGAGCCTATGGCAGATGGGCCCCGATCATGAACTGGGTATTTTTGAGGCCGGTATTTCCACGGAAGGAGAGATGCACAGGCTTGAAAAGATGATCGCCCCGGATATCGGCATCCTCACCCATATCGGGGAGGCGCATGATGAAGGTTTCCCCGGAATTTCTGAAAAGATCAGGGAGAAACTTTTACTATTCAGTAATACGGCACATTTTATTTACAACAGTGATGATGTTCGGGTGAACGAAGCCGCTATAAAGTTGAAGGGGGAAGGTAAACTGAATGGAATGCCCTTTACCTGGGGGCGGAATAACGGCGCCAATCTCCGGTTACTGGAGCAGCGGACGGAACAGGGCATAACGGAACTGAGGGCGTTGCACGAAGGCATAGAACAAAAGCTGGTATTGCCTTTCACTGATAATGCCTCCTTAGAGAACGCGCTTTCCTGCTGGTGCGCCTTGTTGTTACTGAAAATACCCGTGGCCGAGTTGCTGCCCGCGTTTCTTTCACTAAGTACCGTGGCCATGCGGCTGGAACTGAAGAAAGGTATTTTACAGAGCGCCATCATCAACGACAGTTACAGCGCTGACCTCGGTTCGCTCCGCATCGCGCTGGAGTTCCTCTCACAGCAACGGCAACACGAAATAAAGACCGTTATTCTGTCCGATATTCCGCAGCACGGGCTTGACCCGCAACGGGTGTATGAAGCCGTGGCGAAGGAATTGCTCCAGCATAAAGTGAAGCGCTTCATCGGTATCGGGCAGGAAATAGCAAAGCACAAAACTGCTTTTTCAATTGATCCTTCCCTCGAAACCATCTTCTACAACGATACAGCTGCTTTTAAAAATGATTTCCGGCCGGAAGCCTTCCGGAACCAGGCCATCCTGCTGAAAGGTGCGCGCAGCTTCGGTTTTGAGCAGATCAGCCAGTTGCTGGAACAGAAAGTGCACCAGACAGTATTGGAAATAAATCTTTCTTCGCTGGCGCAGAACCTTCGTGCTTACAAAAGCCTGATCGCGCCCACCACAAAGCTGATGGCCATGGTGAAAGCCTTCTCCTATGGCAGCGGCAGCGTGGAAATAGCCGCGCACCTCCAGTTCCACCAGGTCGATTACCTTACCGTGGCTTATGCCGATGAAGGCGTAGAACTGAGAAAGGGCGGTATTACCATGCCCATTATGGTGATGAATCCCGAACCGGCCACTTTTGAATCGATCCTTCAATATGACCTGGAACCCGATATCTACAGTTTTCAATTGCTGGAGGAACTCGAACAATTCATGCGGCGGCAGGGTGTGGTGGATTATCCCGTGCACCTTGAACTGGAAACGGGTATGAACAGGCTGGGTTTCGCATTGAATGAAGTGAAACAACTGGGCGAACGGATAAGGCAATCGGGCGTATTCCGGGTGAAAGCCGTGTTCTCCCACCTCGTGGCAAGTGAGGATCCGCAACAGGATGCCTTTACCACCACACAGGCCGCGCTGTTCAACGGAGCCGTGGCTGAGTTGGATAGACTGATTCCATATCCGTTCCTGAAACATATTTCGAATACCGCGGGCATCGCGCGCCACCCGGAATTACAATTGGATATGGTACGGTTGGGCATTGGATTGTATGGCATCAATACTACGGAAGATGTATCGCTTCCGCTCCAGGCCGTGAGCACCCTTCGTTCCACCATCGCGCAACTGAAGAAATTACATCCCGGCGATACGGTGAGTTACGGAAGGAGGGGCCAGATTGAGCGGGAAAGCACCATCGCCACTGTGCGCATCGGTTATGCCGATGGTTATCCCCGGCGACTGGGTAACGGAACCGGGAAAATGTGGGTGAACGGACACCTTGCGCCCACGATTGGCTCCGTTTGCATGGACATGACCATGATTGATGTGACCGGCATTCCCGGCGTAAAAGAAGGTGGAAACGTGGTGGTATTTGGTCCCGAATTACCGGTGGAGCAGGTGGCGAAATGGGCGGGCACCATTCCTTATGAAATACTTACCGGCGTTTCCCAACGGGTGAAGCGGGTGTATTTTGAAGAGTAG
- a CDS encoding lipoprotein signal peptidase yields the protein MKGKQVFLLILLIVIADQALKIWVKTSFYMWEERKVIGEWFRLHFIENEGMAWGWQLGEGGFGKIALTLFRLVAVGFGVYYIRRIIKEKYHTGFIVCAALIFAGALGNLIDSMFYGMIFENSDPYTRNLAQMFPAKGYAGFLHGKVVDMFYFPIIRDAHFPSWVPVWGGEEFEFFRPVFNLADASISIGVIAIIVFQKKFLKKKEELPSDSPAEVAAGEQA from the coding sequence GTGAAAGGAAAACAGGTTTTTTTGCTGATCTTGTTGATCGTTATTGCGGACCAGGCTTTGAAAATATGGGTGAAGACCAGCTTCTATATGTGGGAAGAGCGGAAAGTGATCGGAGAATGGTTCAGGCTGCATTTTATTGAAAACGAAGGCATGGCCTGGGGCTGGCAACTCGGAGAAGGTGGATTCGGCAAAATAGCGCTCACGTTGTTCCGTCTTGTGGCCGTAGGATTCGGGGTGTACTACATCCGCCGCATCATCAAAGAAAAATACCATACCGGCTTCATCGTATGCGCCGCGCTCATCTTTGCGGGCGCGTTGGGCAACCTTATAGACAGCATGTTCTACGGCATGATCTTCGAAAACAGTGATCCGTATACCCGTAACCTCGCGCAAATGTTCCCGGCTAAAGGATACGCGGGCTTCCTGCATGGCAAAGTGGTGGACATGTTCTACTTCCCCATCATCCGCGACGCGCACTTCCCTTCCTGGGTACCGGTTTGGGGTGGAGAAGAATTCGAGTTCTTCCGCCCGGTATTCAACCTGGCCGATGCTTCCATCTCCATTGGTGTGATTGCTATTATCGTTTTCCAGAAAAAATTCCTCAAAAAGAAAGAAGAATTACCCTCCGATTCGCCCGCTGAAGTAGCTGCCGGAGAACAGGCATGA